CAGCAACGGAACGGGGATCGTCCCCACGTAACCGAACCCACTGGAGCGCACCGAAGCACAGCCCGACCCCGGAGCGCAGAACGCCGGGTTGGCGCTCGTGTAGTCGACGAGCAACGCGGCACTGGTCGCGAGCGCGACCAGCACCAGGATTCTCAGGACCAGCTTCCACACCACGGCGGACACCCGCGCATCTTAGTCGCGGGATCCGGGGTCGTGCAAAGACGCGGATTCGTTCGCGGTTTCTGCGCGGCGCCGCGCCTGCGCCACAGCCGATTCCGCTTCTGTTGCCTACTCTGGACTCGGCACACTAGAAGGTCCCATGCGTCCCCTGCCCTCTCGCGGTGACCTGATCAGTTGCCTGATGCAGGCTCAGCGCCCGCTGCACGCCCGCGAAATCGCCAAACGTTGCGGCGTCAACGAAGGCTCGTACTCCCGTCTGCTGGAGCTCTTGGACCAACTCAGCTTCGACGGAACCATCGCGCGCATGCCCGGGGGCCGCTTCAAGGCCCAACCTCGGAGCGATGGGGACAGCTGGGAGGGCGTGCTGAGTGTGAACCCGCGAGGCTTCGGCTTCGTGACGGCGGCTGGGCAGCCAGACACTTACGTGGCGGGTGACAGCTTGGCCGGCGGCATGCACGGCGATCGCGTGCGCATTGCCGTGCTGGGGCGCACGGCTCGCGGGGTCGAGGGCCGCGTCACCGACATCGTTCATCGTCGCAATCCCCGCGTCGCTGGCGTGTTGCGACGTCGGCGCAAGAGCTCTTGGCTCGAACCGGACGACACGCGTGTTCGCGGCCCTATCGTGATCATTGGCCGTCACGATGGCGACGACGGGGACGCGGCGGTGGTGAGCATCACGCGCTTTCCCGAACGCCCCGACGAGAACCCCGAGGGTGAGTTGGTCGCGGTGCTGGGCGTGCCCGGAGACCCCAACGCGGAGGTGGCGAAGATCCTGGTGCGCGAGGAGATCGACGAAGCGCATCCCGAAGCCGCCATGCGCGAGGCCGAGGCAATGGCGGCGCGGTTGCTGAAGTCGCCAGCGGAGGGTCGCGTGGATCTGCGCAGCGTGCCCCTTCCCACGATCGACCCCGAGGACGCCCGCGACCACGACGACGCCATTTGGGTCGAAAAGGCGGGCGACGGCTACCGCGTGTGGATCGCCATCGCCGACGTGTCCGAGTACGTGGTGCCCGGTTCGGCCCTGGACCAAGAAGCCATGACCCGGGGCTGCACGATCTACCTGCCGGATCGGGCGATTCCCATGCTGCCCGCTGCCTTGGCGTCGGACGTGTGTTCGCTCCTTCCCGACGCCGAGCGCCTCTGCATGTGCGTCATTGCGGAGTTGGACAAGGCGGGTGACGTCACGAGGTTCGAGATCGTCGAAGGTGTGATGCGCTCTCAGGCCATGCTCACCTACGGCGGCGTGGCCCGGGCCCTCGGGTTCAGCGAGCGGGCACCCCAGAGCGCGCCGGCGGAAGCATTGAAGAAAGGCCTCCGGGCGCTGGACGAGCTGGCGCGCAAGTTGCGCCGCAAGCGCATGCGTCGGGGCGCGCTGGATCTGGATTTGCCCGAGCCGAAGGTCGTGCTCGACCCGAAGTCCGGCGCACCGATTGGCGTGGAACGTCGCGCCGAAGATCCGGGCATCAAGCGCGCCTACCAAATGGTGGAGGAGCTGATGCTGCTCGCGAACGAACTCGTCGCGGAGTGGCTGTCGAGCAAGCGATCCCCCGCGGTCTACCGCGTACACGCTCGCCCCGACGAGAAGAAGCTGGAGCGGCTGGCCGACGTGGCGGAGCGCCTGGGCGTCCAGGTAGATCTGGACGACATGCTCGACCCCATGGGGGTGAGCCGCTTTCTGAAGAAGATCGCCGATCACCCGCGGAAACAAGTGTTGGAGTCACTGCTGCTGCGCTCTTTGAAGCAGGCGGTCTACGACATCGTCAACGTGGGGCACTTTGGACTCGCGTCGGACGCCTACCTGCATTTCACCTCGCCGATTCGACGGTATCCGGACATCGAAGTGCACCGCGCCGTGAAGCACATCTTGCGCGGCAACAAGCCCGACACTTCGCCGGGCGCAGTGGAGACGCTTCGCGCCGCAGCGACACGAGCCAGCGTTCGCGAGCGCGCCGCGATGGATGTCGAGCGCGAGGTCGTGGACCTGTATCGCGCGCTCTACATGCGCGACCGCATCGGCGACGTGTTGGAGGGCAGGATCTCCGCAATGGTGGGTACGGGCATGTTCGTCACGCTGGTCGAACCCTTCGTGGACGTGCTGGTGCGCTACGACGCCCTCGGTCCCGATCGCTACGAGCTGGACGACGACGAGCTGACCGTCGTCGGCGCCAATAGCGGTGACGTGCTGCAGCTCGGCGACCCCATCGTCGTGGAGATCGAGGACGTGGCCATCTTGCGCCGCGTGGTCCTTGCCCGCCGAGTGCCGCCGGATGCGGTCGTGCGCGCTGCCCAGGGTCGGTCCCGGGGCCGGGGGCGAGGTGCAAGCAAGCCCAGCCGGAGCAATCCCGGAGCGAGCAAGCCCGGAGCGCGGTCGGCCCCGGCCGCCGACCGCAAGGGCCGCGGTGACCGCGGTGGCCGCAGCGCAGGGAGCCGTCAGGCGAAGGGCCGCGGCGGCAAACGGCGACGCTGATCTCGGGCAAAGCACCCCGAAATCCTTGAGTTTATTGCGGCACCACGGGGCGAGAGAAGGCCCGCGGTGCCTATGGTAGTGTCTACGCTCCGCGGCGCACGTCGCAGCCGGTGCGGAGAGATGAGTTCCGAGCAAAATCCGACGGCGGTCGAAAGCCCCTCCTCGCGGCGATCTGCTGCGAACCACGGAGGCGAAGATCCTGAGCTGATTGGCACGGTGCTCAATGACACCTACCGCGTCGAACGCGTCGTGGGTGAGGGTGGAATGAGCCGCGTCTACGAGGCGCGACACACGCGAATTGCGCACAAGCGCTACGCGCTGAAGGTCCTCAACGCGGATCTGTCGACGAACAAGGAGCTGCTGGAACGCTTTCAGCGTGAAGCGGACGCGGTCGCGTCGCTCAAGCACGACTCCATCGTCGAGGTCTTCGACGTTGGCCTCACGCCCGAGGGCGTGCCGTACATGGTGTACGAGTTCTTGGACGGCCAGGACCTCGCCATCCTGCTCGAGTCCGTGAAGCGGCTCGATGCCTTGGTTGCCGTGCGCGTCGCGCGTCGAGTCGCCGCCGCGCTCGCCGCCGCGCACGAGAGCGGCGTCGTGCACCGAGACCTCAAGCCCGAGAACGTCTTCTTGTTGGGCATGACGGCGGACCCAGAGGTCAAGGTCATCGACTTCGGGCTTTCGCGTTTCGTCGATGGCTCGCGTTCCACCGTGACTCGGGCCGGGGTGGTGATGGGCACGCCCAGCTACATGTCCCCAGAGCAGGCGCGCGGGGAACGCGGAGACCATCGTACGGACATCTACGGCGTGGGCGCGATCTTGTACACCGCCGTCACTGGCCATCCGCCCTTCGAGGAAGAGTCACCGCAGCAGACGATCTTGGCGGTGATGAGCCGCGACCCGCAGCGACCAAAGGTCGTGGAGCCCACGGTTCCCGAGAGCGTGGAGCTCGTCATTCAGCGCGCCATGGCTCGCGAGCCCAACGATCGCTACCAACAGATGACCGATCTGCTCGCTGCCCTCACCACCCTCGAAGAGCAGCTGAGCATGAGCAAGGCGCTGCCTGCGGCGCGCCCGACGCAGGCGTCGATCGTGGCGCTCGAGGCCGAAGACGACGTGCGTTGGGGTCGGGTGCGCCTGGCTGCGCTGCTGATGGCGGCAGTCGGAGTCAGCGCTCTGATCGCGATCTTGGCGGCCATTGGTCTGGCAACGTCCATCGCCAAGCGCGAGCTGACCAACACGGAGCTACTGCTGACCTCCCTTGGTGTGCTCGGAACGGCACTCACGCCCGTCGTGCTGGTCGCAGCACGAGTGCGTCGCAAGATCTGGAACAACAGCGCGAAGGTGGTGGACGCTGTCACGGCCATCCGTCTGCCGTTGATCTCGGCTTTGGTCGGTTACGGCGTGGTGATGCTCGCGCTGCGCTGCGTGCGTTACGTCACCCGCGAGAGCTGGCCGTCCGCATGGATTGGCTGGGATTTGGCCCTGTTCGTGATCGCTGCCACCTGGGCGCTCGCGACCTACGTGAATCGACGAGTCGGGCGTCGCCACGAACGGTGGGCGCGAGTGCTCGCGGCAGTGGGAGTACGAGTGTTCGCCGTCGGCGTGACGCTCTCCACCGTGGTGCTCGGGCTTCGCGCGATGAAGCCGCTGCCCACTCGCGCCAATCTCGCTGCACTGCAGGCCGAGGGCGAGACGCCCGCGCTGGCGGGTTCGACCCCGGTTGTCCCGAGTGCCAGCATGAGCGCTGGGCCCGCTGCGAGCGCCACGGCGCCCATTCAGCGTTCGCTGGAGGGCGAGGTGGCCGAGGCGATGAAGGGTGGCTTGCCGGCACTTCGCACTTTGGCGGAGCGGCATCCCGATGAGCCCCAGGTCCTGCGCGCATGGGCCGTGCAAGCCGCGAGTGAAGGTGGAGATCCCAAAGAAGCGTTGGTGGCCTTCACCCGTCTCTTCGAGAA
This genomic stretch from Polyangiaceae bacterium harbors:
- the rnr gene encoding ribonuclease R; the encoded protein is MRPLPSRGDLISCLMQAQRPLHAREIAKRCGVNEGSYSRLLELLDQLSFDGTIARMPGGRFKAQPRSDGDSWEGVLSVNPRGFGFVTAAGQPDTYVAGDSLAGGMHGDRVRIAVLGRTARGVEGRVTDIVHRRNPRVAGVLRRRRKSSWLEPDDTRVRGPIVIIGRHDGDDGDAAVVSITRFPERPDENPEGELVAVLGVPGDPNAEVAKILVREEIDEAHPEAAMREAEAMAARLLKSPAEGRVDLRSVPLPTIDPEDARDHDDAIWVEKAGDGYRVWIAIADVSEYVVPGSALDQEAMTRGCTIYLPDRAIPMLPAALASDVCSLLPDAERLCMCVIAELDKAGDVTRFEIVEGVMRSQAMLTYGGVARALGFSERAPQSAPAEALKKGLRALDELARKLRRKRMRRGALDLDLPEPKVVLDPKSGAPIGVERRAEDPGIKRAYQMVEELMLLANELVAEWLSSKRSPAVYRVHARPDEKKLERLADVAERLGVQVDLDDMLDPMGVSRFLKKIADHPRKQVLESLLLRSLKQAVYDIVNVGHFGLASDAYLHFTSPIRRYPDIEVHRAVKHILRGNKPDTSPGAVETLRAAATRASVRERAAMDVEREVVDLYRALYMRDRIGDVLEGRISAMVGTGMFVTLVEPFVDVLVRYDALGPDRYELDDDELTVVGANSGDVLQLGDPIVVEIEDVAILRRVVLARRVPPDAVVRAAQGRSRGRGRGASKPSRSNPGASKPGARSAPAADRKGRGDRGGRSAGSRQAKGRGGKRRR
- a CDS encoding serine/threonine-protein kinase, with product MSSEQNPTAVESPSSRRSAANHGGEDPELIGTVLNDTYRVERVVGEGGMSRVYEARHTRIAHKRYALKVLNADLSTNKELLERFQREADAVASLKHDSIVEVFDVGLTPEGVPYMVYEFLDGQDLAILLESVKRLDALVAVRVARRVAAALAAAHESGVVHRDLKPENVFLLGMTADPEVKVIDFGLSRFVDGSRSTVTRAGVVMGTPSYMSPEQARGERGDHRTDIYGVGAILYTAVTGHPPFEEESPQQTILAVMSRDPQRPKVVEPTVPESVELVIQRAMAREPNDRYQQMTDLLAALTTLEEQLSMSKALPAARPTQASIVALEAEDDVRWGRVRLAALLMAAVGVSALIAILAAIGLATSIAKRELTNTELLLTSLGVLGTALTPVVLVAARVRRKIWNNSAKVVDAVTAIRLPLISALVGYGVVMLALRCVRYVTRESWPSAWIGWDLALFVIAATWALATYVNRRVGRRHERWARVLAAVGVRVFAVGVTLSTVVLGLRAMKPLPTRANLAALQAEGETPALAGSTPVVPSASMSAGPAASATAPIQRSLEGEVAEAMKGGLPALRTLAERHPDEPQVLRAWAVQAASEGGDPKEALVAFTRLFEKAPAQVSDDTLRPLLMKLAHTDDSAAVLDLMANKMGSRGPDLLYELYLSSPQLREAAKALLESPDNRQRFNNGLAIAFDLRNAPSCAARLALLPRAKNHGDERAISALQVYSTGTKKGCGRTKRKPCPPPCAAEAAAFRKTITQIRDRLEAEKQKAEPKP